In the genome of Oncorhynchus mykiss isolate Arlee chromosome 18, USDA_OmykA_1.1, whole genome shotgun sequence, one region contains:
- the LOC110496377 gene encoding cleavage and polyadenylation specificity factor subunit 1: MYAVYRQAHSPTAIEFSVYCNFISNVERNLVVAGTSQLYVYRIIHDVENASKTDKSPDVKSRKEKLEQVACFSLFGNVMSMASVQLVGANRDALLLSFKDAKLSVVEYDPGTHDLKTLSLHFFEEPELRDGFVQNLHIPMVRVDPENRCAVMLVYGTQLVVLPFRKDTLTDEQEGVVEGPKSSFLPSYIIDVRELDEKLLNIVDMKFLHGYYEPTLLILYEPNQTWPGRVAVRQDTCSIVAISLNIMQKVHPVIWSLSNLPFDCTQVMAVPKPIGGVVVFAVNSLLYLNQSVPPYGVSLNTQTTGTTAFPLRIQEEVKITLDCSQSSFIGSDKMVISLKGGEIYVLTLITDGMRSVRAFHLDKAAASVLTTCMMTMEPGYLFLGSRLGNSLLLKYTEKYQENPEKPPVEEDKEKEEETDEEKQEEPPSKKKRGESSTKLTAGKNQLPDEVDEIEVYGSEAASGTQLATYSFEVCDSILNIGPCAGASMGEPAFLSEEFQTNPEPDLEIVVCSGFGKNGGLSVLQRSIRPQVVTTFELPGCHDMWTVISNEVKEKVKEKDKPPAAEGEGETPEEEEEEKTVPAPVEDDKKKHGFLILSREDSTMILQTGQEIMELDTSGFATQGPTVFAGNIGDNKYIIQVSPMGIRLLEGVTQLHFIPVDLGSPIVQCSVADPYVVIMTADGVVTMFVLKTDSYMGKTHRLALQKPQIAAQPRVITLCAFRDVSGMFTTENKQTCHTEDQDSMFKSQSETETILQDLSNTVDDEEEMLYGDCNPAGITPTKDESHPGYRLSSGALGGGSEGRSGRAEPTHWCMMVRENGVMEIYQLPDWRLVFLVKNFPVGQRVLVDSSAGQSAAQGEGKKEEVTRQGEIPLVKEVALVSLGNNHCRPYLLVHVEQELLIYEAFPYDQQQAQSNLKVRFKKMPHNINFREKKSKVKKDKKAEGQAGLSEEGPTVVKGRVARFRYFEDISGYSGVFICGPSPHWMLVTSRGAMRLHPMTIDGPIESFSPFHNINCPKGFLYFNKQGELRISVLPTYLSYDAPWPVRKIPLRCTVHYVSYHVESKVYAVCTSVKDPCTRIPRMTGEEKEFETIDRDERYIPPQQENFSIQLISPVSWEAIPNTRIDLEEWEHVTCMKTVALRSQETVSGLKGYVAAGTCLMQGEEVTCRGRILILDVIEVVPEPGQPLTKNKFKVLYEKEQKGPVTALCHCSGYLVSAIGQKIFLWSLKDNDLTGMAFIDTQLYIHQMFSIKNFILAADVMKSISLLRYQPESKTLSLISRDAKPLEVYSVEFMVDNNQLGFLVSDRDQNLSVYMYLPEAKESFGGMRLLRRADFNVGAHVNAFWRMPCRGAQDTATKKTLAWDNKHITWFATLDGGLGLLLPMQEKTYRRLLMLQNALTTMLPHHAGLNPKAFRMLHADRRQLQNAVRNILDGELLNKYLYLSTMERSELAKKIGTTSDIVLDDLLEVDRVTAHF, translated from the exons ATGTATGCCGTATACCGCCAAGCCCACTCCCCCACCGCCATCGAGTTCTCTGTCTACTGTAACTTCATCTCCAACGTGGAGAGAAACCTGGTCGTCGCTGGAACGTCTCAGCTTTACGTCTACAGGATCATCCACGATGTGGAG AATGCCTCAAAGACAGACAAATCACCAG ATGTCAAGAGTCGTAAGGAGAAGTTGGAGCAGGTGGCTTGTTTCTCCTTGTTCGGTAACGTCATGTCCATGGCCTCTGTTCAGCTGGTAGGAGCCAACAGAGACGCTCTCCTGCTTAGCTTCAAAGATGCTAAG CTGTCAGTGGTGGAGTATGATCCAGGAACACATGATCTGAAGACTCTCTCGCTTCACTTCTTTGAGGAGCCAGAGCTGAGG GATGGGTTTGTCCAGAACCTGCACATCCCCATGGTTCGTGTGGACCCAGAGAACCGCTGTGCTGTGATGCTGGTGTATGGAACTCAGCTGGTGGTGCTGCCATTCAGAAAGGACACACTTACTGACGAACAGGAGGGAGTAGTGGAAGG GCCCAAGTCGAGCTTTCTTCCCAGCTACATCATAGATGTCCGTGAGTTGGATGAGAAGCTTCTGAACATCGTAGATATGAAGTTTCTCCACGGTTATTATGAGCCCACATTGCTCatcctgtatgagcccaaccagACGTGGCCTGG GCGTGTAGCAGTGAGACAGGACACCTGCAGTATCGTAGCCATCTCTCTCAACATCATGCAGAAGGTTCACCCTGTCATCTGGTCCCTCAGCAACCTGCCCTTTGACTGCACACAGGTCATGGCTGTGCCCAAGCCCATTG gtggtgtggtggtgtttgcTGTCAACTCCCTGTTATACCTCAACCAGAGTGTTCCTCCATATGGCGTGTCACTCAACACACAGACCACAGGGACCACCGCCTTCCCCCTGC GTATACAGGAGGAGGTGAAGATAACTCTAGATTGTTCCCAGTCCTCCTTCATCGGCTCTGACAAGATGGTCATCTCTCTGAAAGGAGGAGAGAT cTATGTGTTGACCCTGATCACTGATGGCATGAGGAGTGTCCGGGCCTTCCACTTAGACAAGGCTGCTGCCAGCGTTCTCACCACCTGT ATGATGACCATGGAGCCTGGGTATCTGTTCCTGGGCTCCCGGCTGGGAAACAGCCTCTTGCTGAAATACACAGAGAAGTACCAGGAGAATCCAGAGAAACCACCTGTGGAGGAGGacaaagagaaggaagaggagaccGATGAGGAGAAGCAG GAGGAACCTCCTAGTAAAAAGAAGAGGGGTGAATCCTCTACCAAGTTGACAG CTGGTAAGAACCAACTGCCTGATGAGGTGGATGAAATTGAGGTGTACGGGAGCGAGGCGGCATCTGGCACACAGTTGGCCACCTACTCCTTTGAG GTGTGTGACAGCATACTGAACATCGGACCTTGTGCTGGTGCGTCCATGGGGGAGCCAGCCTTCCTCTCTGAAGAG TTCCAGACCAACCCAGAACCTGACCTGGAGATAGTGGTGTGTTCTGGCTTTGGGAAGAACGGAGGTCTATCTGTGCTTCAG AGAAGCATCCGACCCCAGGTGGTCACTACATTTGAGCTGCCAGGTTGCCATGACATGTGGACTGTCATCTCCAATGAGGTCAAGGAGAAAGTCAAAGAGAAAGACAAGCCCCCTGCAGCTGAGGGAGAAGGTGAGACCcctgaggaggaagaagaggagaagacggTACCTGCGCCAGTGGAGGACGATAAGAAAAAACATGGCTTTCTGATTCTCAGCAGAGAGGACTCCACCATG ATCCTGCAGACGGGCCAGGAGATCATGGAGCTGGACACCAGTGGTTTCGCCACCCAGGGGCCCACTGTGTTCGCTGGGAACATCGGAGACAACAAATACATCATCCAGGTCTCCCCCATGGGTATACGGCTACTGGAAGGAG TGACCCAGCTGCACTTCATCCCGGTGGACCTGGGTTCTCCCATAGTGCAGTGCTCCGTAGCGGACCCCTATGTGGTCATCATGACGGCAGACGGAGTGGTCACCATGTTTGTCCTGAAGACCGACTCCTACATGGGCAAGACCCACCGCCTGGCCCTGCAGAAACCACAGATAGCTGCT caACCCCGTGTGATCACCCTGTGTGCGTTTCGTGACGTCAGCGGGATGTTCACCACCGAGAACAAGCAGACCTGTCACACTGAGGATCAAGACAGCATGTTCAAGAGCCAATCGGAGACCGAGACCATTCTACAGGACCTCAG TAACACAgtggatgatgaggaggagatgttgtatGGAGACTGTAACCCAGCAGGCATCACCCCCACCAAAGACGAGTCCCACCCCGGCTACCGCCTCTCCTCTGGGGCCCTGGGTGGGGGCTCCGAGGGGAGGTCAGGACGAGCTGAACCTACACACTGGTGCATGATGGTCCGCGAGAACGGCGTCATGGAG ATCTACCAGCTACCTGACTGGAGACTGGTGTTCCTGGTCAAGAACTTCCCTGTTGGCCAGAGAGTGTTGGTTGACAGCTCCGCCGGCCAATCAGCAGCCCAGGGGGAGGGGAAAAAGGAGGAAGTGACACGACAGGGAGAGATCCCATTGGTCAAAGAGGTGGCCCTGGTGTCGCTCGGCAACAACCACTGCAGACCCTACCTGCTG GTCCATGTTGAACAGGAGCTTCTGATCTATGAAGCATTCCCATATGACCAGCAGCAGGCTCAGAGCAACCTGAAGGTCCGCTTCAAGAAG ATGCCCCACAACATCAACTTCCGGGAGAAGAAGTCGAAGGTGAAGAAAGATAAGAAGGCGGAGGGTCAGGCTGGTCTCAGCGAGGAGGGGCCAACGGTGGTCAAAGGTCGCGTGGCCAGGTTCAGATACTTTGAGGATATCTCAGGCTACTCTGGG GTGTTCATCTGTGGCCCCTCCCCTCACTGGATGCTGGTGACATCACGGGGGGCGATGAGGCTCCACCCCATGACGATTGACGGACCAATCGAGTCCTTCTCCCCCTTCCACAACATCAACTGCCCTAAAGGTTTCCTCTACTTCAACAAGCAGGGCGAGCTGAGGATCAGTGTTCTACCCACGTACCTGTCGTATGACGCCCCCTGGCCTGTCAGGAAGATTCCTCTGAGGTGCACGGTTCACTATGTGTCCTACCATGTAGAGTCCAAGGTGTATGCAGTGTGCACCAGCGTGAAGGACCCCTGCACTCGCATCCCCAGAATGACCGGAGAGGAGAAGGAGTTTGAGACCATAGACAGAG ACGAACGCTACATTCCTCCTCAGCAGGAGAATTTCTCCATTCAGCTCATATCTCCTGTCAGCTGGGAGGCCATCCCTAACACACG GATTGACCTGGAGGAGTGGGAACATGTGACTTGTATGAAGACTGTGGCGTTGAGGAGTCAGGAGACCGTGTCTGGGCTGAAGGGATACGTAGCTGCCGGGACTTGTCTCATGCAGGGGGAGGAGGTCACCTGTAGGGGCCGG ATCCTGATCCTGGATGTGATTGAGGTGGTCCCGGAACCGGGTCAGCCCCTGACGAAGAACAAATTCAAggttctgtatgagaaggagcaGAAGGGACCGGTCACAGCTCTGTGTCACTGCAGCGGATACTTGGTCTCTGCCATCGGACAGAAG ATCTTTCTGTGGAGTCTGAAGGACAATGACCTGACAGGCATGGCCTTCATCGACACCCAGCTCTACATCCACCAGATGTTTAGCATCAAGAACTTTATCCTGGCAGCTGACGTCATGAAGAGCATCTCTCTGCTCAGATACCAGCCTGAGAGTAAGACGTTGTCGCTAATTAGCAGG GACGCCAAGCCTCTGGAGGTCTACAGCGTAGAGTTTATGGTGGATAACAACCAGCTGGGATTCCTGG TGTCGGACCGAGACCAGAATCTGTCGGTGTACATGTATCTGCCTGAAG CTAAGGAGAGTTTCGGAGGCATGCGTCTGCTGAGGAGGGCAGACTTTAACGTGGGAGCTCATGTCAACGCCTTCTGGAGGATGCCCTGTCGAGGGGCACAGGACACAGCCACCAAAAAGACCCTGGCCTGGGACAACAAGCACATCACATGGTTTG CAACTCTAGATGGAGGCCTCGGGCTGCTGCTGCCCATGCAGGAGAAGACCTACCGCAGATTGCTGATGTTGCAAAATGCTCTTACCACAATGCTGCCACACCACGCAGGATTAAACCCCAAGGCATTCAG GATGTTGCATGCTGACCGGCGGCAGCTCCAGAACGCGGTGCGGAACATTCTGGATGGAGAGCTACTCAACAAATACCTGTACCTCAGCACCATGGAGCGTAGTGAGTTGGCCAAGAAGATTGGCACCACCTCTGATATA GTCTTGGATGATCTTCTTGAAGTTGACAGGGTGACTGCTCATTTCTGA